The following proteins are encoded in a genomic region of Bacillus sp. Marseille-Q1617:
- a CDS encoding DNA polymerase thumb domain-containing protein, which translates to MTVDYSGLPHHKILCIDMKSFYASCSAVMLGLDPLQCHLAVVGDRERQGSIVLAASPRLKKEFGIKTGSRMFEIPKDPRIQLVEPKMATYVRISTEITRLFHRYVPKDAIHTYSVDESFIKIDGATHLWGDAMTIARKIKDDMEREFQLPCAIGIGPNMLLSKLCLDLEAKKEGIAEWRYEDVPEKLWPLSPLSEMWGIGRRLEKTLNRMGIFSVGQLAQYELEKLEAKFGVMGNQLYYHAWGVDLSEIGAPIMEGQISFGKSQILLRDYKERKEIKSVILEMCEEVARRARTHKKAGRTISFGIGYSKEEFGGGFHRSRTVEEPTNITMDLYRVCLELFEENDNGKTVRKISIALSNIVEDETLQISLFDPKRWEKRELGYVVDRIRRKYGSASLLRAVSYTEAGTARHRARLVGGHKS; encoded by the coding sequence ATGACTGTCGATTACAGCGGGCTGCCGCACCACAAGATTTTATGCATCGATATGAAGAGCTTTTACGCCAGCTGTTCGGCTGTCATGCTCGGACTCGATCCGCTCCAGTGCCATTTAGCGGTGGTCGGGGACCGGGAGCGGCAGGGGAGCATTGTATTGGCTGCGTCTCCCAGATTAAAAAAAGAATTTGGAATTAAAACGGGGTCGCGGATGTTCGAAATTCCAAAGGATCCACGCATTCAGCTAGTAGAGCCCAAAATGGCCACCTACGTGCGCATCTCCACTGAAATCACCCGTCTGTTTCATCGTTATGTCCCGAAAGACGCCATTCACACGTATAGTGTCGATGAAAGCTTCATCAAAATTGACGGGGCCACCCATCTGTGGGGGGACGCCATGACCATCGCCCGTAAAATCAAAGATGATATGGAAAGGGAATTTCAGCTTCCGTGCGCCATCGGCATCGGACCCAATATGCTTCTCTCCAAGCTTTGTTTAGACCTTGAAGCAAAGAAGGAGGGAATTGCAGAGTGGAGGTATGAAGACGTGCCGGAAAAGCTGTGGCCTCTGTCCCCCCTCAGTGAAATGTGGGGAATCGGCCGCCGTCTTGAAAAGACGCTCAACCGGATGGGGATCTTCTCGGTCGGGCAGCTGGCCCAGTATGAGCTGGAAAAGCTCGAAGCGAAGTTCGGAGTAATGGGCAACCAGCTGTATTATCATGCATGGGGTGTGGATTTATCGGAAATCGGGGCGCCGATCATGGAAGGGCAGATCAGCTTCGGAAAGAGTCAGATCCTCCTCAGGGATTACAAGGAAAGGAAGGAAATCAAGTCTGTCATTCTCGAGATGTGTGAAGAAGTGGCAAGAAGAGCGAGGACACATAAAAAGGCCGGAAGGACCATCAGCTTCGGAATCGGGTACAGTAAAGAAGAATTTGGGGGCGGGTTCCACCGTTCGAGGACGGTGGAAGAGCCGACCAATATCACGATGGATCTGTACAGAGTCTGCCTTGAGCTTTTCGAAGAGAATGATAACGGAAAGACTGTCCGGAAAATATCCATCGCCCTTTCAAATATTGTGGAGGATGAAACGCTGCAGATTTCCTTATTTGATCCCAAGCGATGGGAGAAGCGCGAATTGGGATATGTGGTGGATAGGATTCGCCGCAAGTATGGGTCGGCTTCCCTGCTCAGGGCGGTATCCTATACAGAAGCAGGAACGGCGAGACACCGTGCGCGGCTCGTCGGAGGACACAAATCATGA
- a CDS encoding YolD-like family protein, whose translation MIRDRGRIKWTSMMLPEHVKLLRDWAKEDTYEKRKELDEQELEVLNEVVAEAMEFGKAVSITHYVNHRHEALVGTIHHADSLEGKLHVVDRGEKVHYIPLSAITDIRFFEE comes from the coding sequence GTGATTCGTGACCGAGGAAGAATCAAATGGACGTCCATGATGCTGCCGGAGCATGTGAAATTATTACGCGACTGGGCGAAAGAAGATACCTATGAAAAAAGAAAAGAGCTTGATGAACAAGAATTAGAAGTATTGAACGAAGTAGTGGCGGAAGCGATGGAATTCGGTAAAGCCGTATCCATCACTCATTATGTGAATCATCGGCATGAGGCCCTTGTCGGAACCATTCACCATGCTGATTCATTGGAAGGGAAGCTGCATGTCGTGGACAGGGGTGAGAAAGTTCACTATATTCCTTTATCGGCCATCACGGATATCCGCTTTTTTGAAGAGTGA
- a CDS encoding CDGSH iron-sulfur domain-containing protein: protein MAKAQIKVNDNGSLRVTGDVELIDADGNVFPTKQVFSLCRCGLSTKMPFCDASHKGKFESCVRAEKVLDEE, encoded by the coding sequence ATGGCAAAAGCTCAAATCAAAGTCAATGACAACGGTTCTCTTCGGGTAACCGGGGATGTCGAATTAATCGATGCAGACGGAAATGTTTTTCCCACGAAGCAGGTCTTCTCATTATGCCGCTGCGGTCTATCTACTAAAATGCCGTTCTGCGACGCTTCCCACAAGGGGAAATTCGAATCTTGTGTGCGTGCGGAGAAAGTGCTGGATGAGGAATAA